From Ramlibacter agri, a single genomic window includes:
- a CDS encoding hemerythrin domain-containing protein — protein sequence MKKQAPDAIDLLDADHLAVHALFEAYRELVRKRAPALQRRALAEEICLELTIHAKLEEELFHPAVREALHDDDLLDEAEDEHGSQREFVAQILATQPQDELYDAKVAVLGEYVERHVRKEREEVFNRVLASRLDLQALGRSITVRREELRAVADALREDALASAMA from the coding sequence ATGAAGAAGCAAGCGCCCGACGCCATCGACCTGCTCGATGCCGACCACCTGGCCGTGCACGCGCTGTTCGAGGCCTACCGCGAGCTGGTGCGCAAGCGCGCCCCTGCGCTGCAGCGCCGCGCGCTGGCCGAGGAGATCTGCCTGGAGCTGACCATCCACGCGAAGCTGGAAGAGGAGCTGTTCCATCCCGCCGTGCGCGAGGCGCTGCACGACGACGACCTGCTGGACGAAGCCGAGGACGAGCACGGCAGCCAGCGCGAGTTCGTCGCGCAGATCCTGGCCACGCAGCCGCAGGACGAGCTGTACGACGCCAAGGTCGCTGTCCTCGGCGAATACGTCGAACGCCACGTGCGCAAGGAACGTGAAGAAGTGTTCAACCGCGTGCTGGCTTCGCGCCTCGACCTGCAGGCGCTGGGCCGCTCGATCACCGTGCGCAGGGAGGAACTGCGCGCGGTGGCCGACGCCCTGCGCGAAGACGCACTCGCCTCGGCGATGGCCTGA
- a CDS encoding alpha/beta hydrolase produces MVYAIFTASVLLAIGAVYAGAVGWLWFRQERLLFEPDPLALDEPISKDPDTREFFVDVPGARLSVAHLQCPNPRGVFFFLHGNSGNLKKWFVELDAFRQANFDVVMFDYRGFGKSSGQIESEEQLRADVRAVWEQVAPMYSGKRVVISGQSLGTGLAAGLAAHLCSEGRAPDLTMLVSAYSSMRVLAAEIYPWVPVQVLRYPLHTLEHAAKLLGPVMLIHGDKDELIPISHSEKLCSAFRSAQLLRVTGAGHSDVHQFPTVRKALKAALGRL; encoded by the coding sequence ATGGTTTACGCGATCTTCACCGCCTCCGTCCTGCTGGCCATCGGCGCCGTCTACGCCGGTGCCGTGGGATGGCTCTGGTTCCGCCAGGAACGGCTGCTGTTCGAGCCCGACCCGCTGGCGCTGGACGAACCGATCTCGAAGGACCCCGACACCCGCGAGTTCTTCGTCGACGTGCCGGGCGCGCGCCTCTCCGTCGCGCACCTGCAATGCCCCAATCCGCGCGGCGTCTTCTTCTTCCTGCACGGCAACTCCGGCAACTTGAAGAAGTGGTTCGTGGAGCTGGACGCCTTCCGCCAGGCCAACTTCGACGTCGTGATGTTCGACTATCGCGGCTTCGGCAAGAGCAGCGGCCAGATCGAAAGCGAAGAACAGCTGCGTGCAGACGTGCGAGCGGTTTGGGAGCAGGTCGCGCCCATGTACTCGGGCAAGCGCGTGGTGATCTCCGGCCAGTCGCTGGGCACGGGCCTGGCCGCGGGGCTGGCGGCGCACCTGTGCTCCGAAGGCCGCGCGCCGGACCTGACGATGCTCGTCTCGGCGTACAGCAGCATGCGCGTGCTGGCGGCGGAGATCTATCCCTGGGTGCCGGTGCAGGTGCTGCGCTATCCGCTGCACACGCTGGAACATGCGGCCAAGCTGCTCGGTCCGGTGATGTTGATCCACGGCGACAAGGACGAACTGATCCCGATCTCGCACAGCGAGAAACTGTGCAGCGCCTTCCGCTCGGCCCAGCTGCTGCGCGTGACCGGCGCGGGCCACAGCGACGTGCACCAGTTCCCCACGGTGCGCAAGGCGCTGAAGGCGGCTCTCGGGAGGCTCTGA
- a CDS encoding DUF72 domain-containing protein: protein MENVLVGSASWTDPTLIRCGRFYPPQCKTAEQRLRFYAQQFPLVEVDSSYYAMPLPQTAQLWAERTPSDFTFNVKAFRLFTGHQALVTALDRDLQKALGPEAPRTLYYDKLPPELRDELWRRFIAALQPLRASGKLGAVHFQFAPWLLRDRASIAHVEHCVERMQGHLVAAEFRHATWFHGDHLEQTLDWERELGVVHTVVDSPQGFADCVPCVWDVTSPELAVVRLHGRNKETWNKKGLAASSSRFDYQYSADELAAMVPEIEHLATQARRVHVVFNTNNEDQGQLGARMLRQLLRVKAR, encoded by the coding sequence ATGGAAAATGTCCTGGTCGGCTCGGCTTCGTGGACCGACCCCACCCTGATCCGATGCGGCCGCTTCTACCCGCCGCAGTGCAAGACCGCCGAACAGCGCCTGCGCTTCTACGCGCAGCAGTTCCCGCTGGTGGAGGTGGATTCCAGCTACTACGCCATGCCGCTGCCGCAGACCGCGCAGCTGTGGGCCGAGCGCACGCCGAGCGACTTCACCTTCAACGTCAAGGCCTTCCGCCTGTTCACCGGCCACCAGGCGCTGGTCACCGCGCTGGACCGCGACTTGCAGAAGGCGCTGGGCCCCGAGGCGCCGCGCACGCTGTATTACGACAAGCTGCCGCCGGAGCTGCGCGACGAACTCTGGCGGCGCTTCATCGCGGCGCTGCAGCCGCTGCGCGCCAGCGGCAAGCTGGGCGCCGTGCATTTCCAGTTCGCGCCCTGGCTGCTGCGCGATCGCGCCAGCATCGCGCACGTGGAGCACTGCGTGGAAAGGATGCAGGGCCACCTCGTGGCTGCGGAGTTCCGCCATGCCACCTGGTTCCACGGCGATCACCTGGAGCAGACGCTGGACTGGGAACGCGAACTGGGCGTCGTCCACACGGTGGTCGATTCGCCCCAGGGCTTCGCCGACTGCGTGCCCTGCGTCTGGGACGTGACCAGCCCCGAGCTCGCCGTCGTCCGCCTGCACGGGCGCAACAAGGAGACCTGGAACAAGAAAGGGCTCGCGGCTTCCTCGTCGCGCTTCGACTACCAGTACAGCGCCGACGAACTGGCGGCCATGGTGCCGGAAATCGAGCACCTCGCCACCCAGGCGCGCCGCGTGCACGTGGTCTTCAACACCAACAACGAGGACCAGGGGCAGCTCGGCGCCCGCATGCTGAGGCAGCTGCTGCGGGTAAAGGCGCGGTAA
- a CDS encoding serine/threonine protein kinase: MPKQQEPRDGMPRTDKGDGSGKVGVTSDRQPDLVPPSGANQGDHGVADDRPDAGGELQFDDGTDMVHPRGKVTEAGRTWDDKKPSDAGELGAPNPGMSDRNGPSDPDAKRGR, from the coding sequence ATGCCCAAGCAGCAAGAACCCCGCGACGGGATGCCCCGCACGGACAAGGGCGACGGCTCCGGCAAGGTCGGCGTGACCAGCGACCGGCAGCCCGACCTGGTCCCCCCGTCGGGCGCCAACCAGGGCGACCACGGCGTGGCCGATGACCGGCCCGACGCCGGCGGCGAGCTGCAGTTCGACGACGGCACCGACATGGTCCACCCGCGCGGCAAGGTCACGGAGGCCGGCCGCACGTGGGACGACAAGAAGCCCAGCGACGCCGGCGAACTGGGTGCGCCGAATCCCGGCATGTCCGACAGGAACGGCCCCAGTGACCCCGACGCGAAGCGCGGTCGCTAG
- a CDS encoding tyrosine-protein phosphatase encodes MRLAGSTNFRPVHTLRPVLFRSDHLGALQEDDLRQLRALGIRRVLDFRGVTEREAAACRLAGVAVHSLPIEPTIVQRLHALREAGERITPADVALHMQDTYRGFVRENTPRFAEFFAHLLESDAPTVFHCTAGKDRTGFAAALVLRAVGTSEAEVMQDYLLTNERLAFPAEGRYAMPREVMEVLWRVQPDFLAAAFDEVDSSYGSLEAYFQRGLGLGEAERARLRAWYRPA; translated from the coding sequence ATGCGCCTCGCCGGTTCCACCAACTTCCGTCCCGTCCACACCCTGCGTCCCGTCCTGTTCCGCTCCGACCACCTCGGGGCGCTGCAGGAGGACGACCTGCGCCAGCTGCGCGCGCTGGGCATCCGGCGCGTGCTCGATTTCCGCGGCGTGACCGAGCGCGAGGCCGCTGCCTGCAGGCTGGCCGGCGTCGCCGTGCATTCGCTGCCGATCGAGCCGACCATCGTGCAGCGGCTGCACGCGCTGCGCGAGGCCGGCGAACGCATCACGCCGGCCGACGTGGCGCTGCACATGCAGGACACCTACCGCGGCTTCGTGCGCGAGAACACGCCGCGCTTCGCCGAGTTCTTCGCGCACCTGCTGGAATCCGACGCCCCCACCGTCTTCCACTGCACCGCCGGCAAGGACCGCACCGGCTTCGCCGCGGCGCTGGTGCTGCGCGCCGTGGGCACCAGCGAGGCCGAGGTGATGCAGGACTACCTCCTCACCAACGAGCGGCTCGCCTTCCCGGCCGAAGGCCGCTACGCCATGCCGCGCGAGGTGATGGAGGTGCTGTGGCGCGTGCAGCCGGATTTCCTGGCCGCGGCCTTCGACGAAGTCGATTCGTCCTACGGCTCGCTGGAGGCCTACTTCCAGCGCGGCCTGGGCCTCGGCGAGGCCGAGCGCGCGCGCCTGCGCGCCTGGTACCGACCCGCTTGA
- a CDS encoding ATP-dependent helicase, translating into MQSRDPLESLNQQQREAATHGTGESAGDTRPLLVIAGAGSGKTNTLAHRVANLIRHGADPQRMMLLTFSRRAAQEMERRVGGVLQQALGLQGTQSLPNLPWSGTFHSIGARLLREYAPRIGLEENFTIHDRGDSEDLMGLVRHEIGFSETKKRFPLKGTCLGIYSRVLNTRDPLSLVLQNTYPWCTQWEDELKKLFGAYVEAKQQQNVLDYDDLLAFWADMMAEPALAEEVGARFDHLLVDEYQDTNKLQAEIILGMKPTGQGVTVVGDDAQSIYSFRGATVRNILDFPRQFTQEARIVTLERNYRSTQPILEASNAVIAQARERHAKDLYTDKVSSQKAQLVLVPDEAQQARWVADQVLRQREAGAVLKSQSVLFRASHHSAALELELARRNIPFVKFGGLKFLEASHIKDLLAVLRFAQNPRSRMAGFRVAQLVPGVGAATATRLLDAMGEASDPHVALQGFEPPAQAKEDWAPLASLFAKLNDAELAWPADMELAKAWYQPHLERLHEDAQVRKLDLDQLARLAAGYGSRERFLTELTLDPPEVTSDQSGPPLRDEDYLILSTIHSAKGQEWKAVHVLNCVDGCIPSDMATGTTEELEEERRLLYVAMTRAKEQLHLLVPQRFYISQQASGGDKHVYAGRTRFISEAMLAAFEQVCWPDAPSLSAASAQPQAPVLQVRSRARSMWK; encoded by the coding sequence ATGCAGTCCCGTGACCCTCTCGAATCTCTCAATCAGCAGCAGCGCGAAGCCGCCACCCACGGCACCGGCGAGTCCGCCGGCGACACGCGGCCGCTGCTGGTGATCGCGGGCGCGGGCTCCGGCAAGACCAACACGCTGGCGCATCGCGTCGCCAACCTGATCCGCCACGGCGCCGACCCGCAGCGCATGATGCTGCTCACCTTCAGCCGGCGCGCGGCGCAGGAGATGGAGCGCCGCGTGGGCGGCGTGCTGCAGCAGGCGCTTGGATTGCAAGGCACGCAGTCCCTACCCAACCTGCCCTGGAGCGGCACCTTCCACAGCATCGGCGCGCGCCTGCTGCGCGAGTACGCGCCGCGCATCGGGCTGGAGGAGAACTTCACCATCCACGACCGCGGCGACTCCGAGGACCTGATGGGCCTGGTGCGCCACGAGATCGGCTTCTCGGAAACGAAGAAGCGCTTCCCGCTCAAGGGCACCTGCCTCGGCATCTATTCACGCGTGCTCAACACGCGCGACCCGCTGTCGCTGGTGCTGCAGAACACCTACCCGTGGTGCACGCAGTGGGAGGACGAACTGAAGAAGCTGTTCGGCGCCTATGTCGAGGCCAAGCAGCAGCAGAACGTCCTCGATTACGACGACCTGCTGGCCTTCTGGGCCGACATGATGGCCGAGCCCGCGCTGGCCGAAGAGGTCGGCGCGCGCTTCGACCACCTGCTCGTCGACGAATACCAGGACACGAACAAGCTGCAGGCCGAGATCATCCTCGGCATGAAGCCGACGGGGCAGGGCGTCACGGTGGTCGGCGACGACGCGCAGAGCATCTATTCCTTCCGCGGCGCGACGGTGCGCAACATCCTCGACTTCCCGCGCCAGTTCACGCAGGAAGCGCGCATCGTCACGCTGGAGCGCAACTACCGCAGCACGCAGCCTATCCTGGAAGCGAGCAACGCGGTGATCGCGCAAGCGCGCGAGCGCCATGCCAAGGACCTGTACACCGACAAGGTGTCAAGCCAGAAGGCGCAGCTGGTGCTGGTGCCGGACGAGGCGCAGCAGGCGCGCTGGGTGGCCGACCAGGTGCTGCGCCAGCGCGAGGCCGGCGCGGTGCTGAAGTCGCAGTCGGTGCTGTTCCGCGCCAGCCACCACAGCGCCGCGCTGGAGCTGGAACTGGCGCGCCGCAACATCCCCTTCGTCAAGTTCGGCGGGCTCAAATTCCTGGAAGCCTCGCACATCAAGGACCTGCTGGCGGTGTTGCGCTTCGCCCAGAACCCGCGCAGCCGCATGGCGGGCTTCCGCGTCGCGCAGCTCGTGCCTGGCGTCGGCGCGGCCACCGCCACGCGCCTGCTCGATGCGATGGGCGAGGCCAGCGACCCGCACGTGGCGCTGCAGGGCTTCGAGCCGCCGGCGCAGGCGAAAGAAGACTGGGCGCCGCTCGCCTCGCTGTTCGCGAAGCTCAATGACGCCGAACTCGCCTGGCCGGCCGACATGGAGCTGGCCAAGGCCTGGTACCAGCCGCACCTGGAGCGGCTGCACGAGGACGCGCAGGTGCGCAAGCTGGACCTGGACCAGCTCGCGCGCCTCGCGGCCGGCTATGGCAGCCGCGAACGCTTCCTCACCGAGCTGACGCTGGATCCGCCCGAAGTGACCAGCGACCAGAGCGGCCCGCCGCTGCGCGACGAGGACTACCTGATCCTCTCCACCATCCACAGCGCCAAGGGCCAGGAGTGGAAGGCGGTGCACGTGCTGAACTGCGTGGACGGCTGCATCCCGAGCGACATGGCCACCGGCACCACCGAGGAACTCGAGGAAGAGCGCCGGCTGCTCTACGTGGCGATGACGCGCGCCAAGGAGCAGTTGCACCTGCTGGTGCCGCAGCGCTTCTACATCTCGCAGCAGGCGAGCGGCGGTGACAAGCACGTCTATGCCGGGCGCACGCGCTTCATCAGCGAAGCGATGCTGGCGGCCTTCGAGCAGGTGTGCTGGCCGGACGCGCCATCGCTTTCGGCCGCCTCGGCGCAGCCGCAAGCGCCGGTGCTGCAGGTGCGCAGTCGCGCCCGCTCGATGTGGAAGTAA
- the add gene encoding adenosine deaminase, producing MPLSLEDFLRQIPKAELHCHLLGTVRRETFTALAKRENAPIPDEEIAAFYTRGEKPVGAIRVLRALDAWLIRKPDDLHRLTYEYLQDAAAHSVRYAEFFWNPTGTARESGIAYPQAQAAILRAVEDAQQDFGITGRMIAAIDREAPAADALEMVQWVLANRDERVPGIGIDYRENDHPPEHFAQPYAAAKKGGLRSTAHAGEFGMPWTNIRTAIEDLQVDRIDHGYTVVDNPEFAARCAERGIVFTVVPTNTYYLRTLPPERWALDHPIRRMPGLGLRIHPNTDDPTLHHVTPTQAWHMMVKDFGFGLDDLRGFLVNGIDGAWMDDSDRNRLRAEWTAHFDALRAGLDAPGGKV from the coding sequence ATGCCGCTGTCCCTGGAAGATTTCCTGCGCCAGATCCCCAAGGCCGAACTGCATTGCCACCTGCTCGGCACGGTTCGCCGCGAGACCTTCACGGCGCTGGCGAAGCGCGAAAACGCGCCCATCCCTGACGAAGAGATCGCCGCCTTCTACACCCGCGGCGAGAAGCCCGTGGGCGCGATCCGCGTGCTGCGTGCGCTCGACGCCTGGCTGATCCGCAAGCCGGACGACCTGCACCGCCTCACCTACGAATACCTGCAGGACGCCGCCGCGCACAGCGTGCGCTACGCCGAGTTCTTCTGGAACCCGACCGGCACCGCGCGTGAATCCGGCATCGCCTACCCGCAGGCGCAGGCCGCCATCCTGCGGGCGGTCGAAGACGCGCAGCAGGACTTCGGCATCACCGGCCGCATGATCGCCGCCATCGACCGCGAGGCGCCAGCCGCCGACGCGTTGGAGATGGTGCAGTGGGTGCTGGCGAACCGCGACGAGCGCGTGCCCGGCATCGGCATCGACTACCGCGAGAACGACCATCCGCCCGAGCATTTCGCGCAGCCCTATGCGGCCGCGAAGAAGGGCGGCCTGCGTTCCACCGCGCACGCGGGCGAGTTCGGCATGCCGTGGACGAACATCCGCACGGCGATCGAGGACCTGCAGGTGGACCGCATCGACCACGGCTACACCGTCGTCGACAACCCCGAATTCGCGGCGCGCTGCGCCGAGCGCGGCATCGTCTTCACGGTGGTGCCCACCAACACCTACTACCTGCGCACGCTGCCGCCCGAGCGCTGGGCGCTGGACCACCCGATCCGCCGCATGCCCGGCCTGGGCCTGCGCATCCATCCCAACACCGACGACCCGACGCTGCACCACGTCACGCCCACGCAGGCCTGGCACATGATGGTCAAGGACTTCGGCTTCGGCCTCGACGACCTGCGCGGCTTCCTCGTGAACGGCATCGACGGCGCCTGGATGGACGACTCCGACAGGAACCGCCTGCGCGCAGAGTGGACGGCGCACTTCGATGCGCTGCGCGCCGGCCTGGACGCACCCGGAGGAAAAGTATGA
- a CDS encoding cation:proton antiporter, with product MEFAIWSVLVGLLLVLMALGSTVLKRLPLSTAMLYLLVGLAVSPLLLHLVALEPRLDAHLLERIAEVVVLLSLFTSGLKLSSGLRDKRWALPVRLAVNSMVLTVLLIAVAAWMFLGLPFGAAVLLGAILAPTDPVLASEVQVHDVGDRDKLRFALTGEGGLNDGIAFPFVMLGLGLMGLHEMGAFEWRWFALDVVWATTAGLGVGWALGLAVGRLVLYLRRQHQEAIGLDDFLALGLIALSYGCALLLHAYGFLAVFAAGVALRRLEQRQSGDASLKKAEEALALPHRSAAEALAVDPQHAPAFMAQAVLGFNEQAERIGEVAIVITLGALLWSVQWQYAAWWFVALLLLVIRPVAVNIGLAAAGATRSQRLLIGWFGIRGVGSLYYLMYALNHGVSGELADRLVTLTLSVVVVSIIVHGISVTPLMSAYERRMQRQHG from the coding sequence ATGGAATTTGCCATCTGGTCCGTCCTCGTGGGCTTGCTGCTGGTGCTGATGGCCCTGGGTTCCACGGTGCTGAAGCGGCTGCCGCTGTCGACCGCCATGCTCTACCTCCTGGTGGGGCTGGCGGTCAGTCCTTTGCTGCTGCACCTCGTGGCCCTCGAGCCACGCCTCGATGCGCACTTGCTGGAGCGCATCGCCGAAGTGGTGGTGCTGCTGTCGCTCTTCACCTCCGGCCTCAAGCTCAGTTCGGGCCTGCGTGACAAGCGCTGGGCGCTGCCGGTGCGGCTCGCGGTCAATTCGATGGTGCTGACGGTGCTGCTGATCGCCGTGGCGGCCTGGATGTTCCTCGGCCTGCCGTTCGGTGCGGCTGTGCTGCTGGGGGCGATCCTGGCGCCCACCGATCCCGTGCTCGCTTCCGAAGTGCAGGTGCACGACGTCGGTGACCGCGACAAGCTGCGTTTCGCGCTGACGGGCGAAGGCGGCCTCAACGACGGCATCGCCTTTCCCTTCGTGATGCTGGGCCTCGGCCTGATGGGGCTGCACGAGATGGGCGCTTTCGAGTGGCGCTGGTTCGCGCTCGATGTGGTGTGGGCCACCACTGCGGGGCTGGGCGTGGGCTGGGCGCTGGGCCTGGCCGTGGGCCGGCTGGTCCTGTACCTGCGGCGGCAGCACCAGGAGGCGATCGGGCTCGACGACTTCCTCGCGCTGGGCCTCATCGCGCTGTCCTATGGCTGTGCGCTGCTGCTGCACGCGTACGGCTTCCTCGCCGTGTTCGCCGCCGGCGTGGCCCTGCGCCGCCTCGAGCAGCGCCAGAGCGGCGACGCCAGCCTGAAGAAGGCGGAAGAGGCATTGGCCTTGCCGCATCGCAGCGCCGCCGAGGCGCTGGCGGTGGATCCGCAGCACGCGCCGGCCTTCATGGCGCAGGCGGTGCTGGGTTTCAACGAGCAGGCCGAGCGCATCGGCGAAGTGGCGATCGTCATCACCCTCGGCGCGCTGCTGTGGTCCGTGCAGTGGCAGTACGCGGCATGGTGGTTCGTGGCGCTGCTGCTGCTCGTGATCCGGCCGGTGGCCGTGAACATCGGCCTGGCCGCCGCCGGCGCCACGCGCAGCCAGCGCCTGTTGATCGGATGGTTCGGCATCCGCGGCGTCGGCTCGCTGTACTACCTGATGTACGCGCTGAACCACGGCGTCAGCGGCGAGCTGGCCGATCGCCTGGTGACGCTCACGCTCTCGGTCGTCGTGGTGTCGATCATCGTGCATGGCATTTCCGTGACACCACTGATGTCCGCTTACGAACGCCGCATGCAGAGGCAGCACGGCTGA